The nucleotide sequence AAGATCACGCCGTGACAGGCAAGTCGGCCGTGCCGCCCACGCGCGCGCGCGCCAGCAGGTCGGCCAGCGGCGTTGCCGAGCCGGCATCGAACATGCCGCGCGCGGCCTCCAGCACGGCGGCGGCCGAATCGGCGCCCACGGCGGCCGAGGCCAGCGACATGAACTTGCCGTCGATCTCGCCGCGCGACATGGGGTTTTCCGGCATGCCGCGCGAATAGTCGACCTTGCGGGTCAGCGTCGTGCCCTGTCTGGTAACCAGTGAGACCTTGCCGCCGTAGATCTCCGGATAGGCGCGGTCGATCTCCGGATCGATCTCGATTTCCACGCGCCGGGACAAGGCCACCACCTGCGGCTCGGCAATGCGCTGCGGGGTGAACTGCTCCAGGTAGGCCTGGCCGTCGAACATGGCCACGGCAATGTTGTAGCGCAGGCTCATCTGGGCGTTCAGCACCGAATCGGCCCGGTATTCGAAGCCCGTTTGCGTGTTGACCACATTGGCCACGCCGGCCACTACGCGCTCGATGTCGGCGGGCGTCAGCCCATGCTCGCGCATCAGGTCCAGCACCGCGTCGACGCAGGCGTGGTTGCTGCCGCAGCAGGCGTGCGGCTTGAAGCAGGTCTCGTCGGAATGCCAGCGGCGGCCCAGGCCCTCGACCAGCATGGCCGGACGCGGCGTGTCGGACATGCCGAACATCAATCCGCCGTCCTCGGCTTCCAGAATGTAGCGCGGGCCGGCGAAACCGCGCTGCGCCAGCAGCGCGGCCATCAGGCCCGCCTGTGCTGACCGGCCGGGATGCATGCGCTTGCTCATCCCGCCGTCGGCCGTGAAGGCCCAGGTGCCCGCCGACTGCGTGCCGGCCAGGCCCAGCGCGCTGGCCGTGGTGCCGGCATCGAGCCCGAGCATCACGCACGCGGCGGCGGCGGCGGCGAAGGTGCCCGCCGTGCCGGTCAGGTGCCAGCCGCGCATGCGCGTACGGCTCGGGTTGAACGCCTGGCTGACGCGGTTCATGGCTTCGTAGCCGGCGGCCATGCCCGCCAGCACCAGGCCGCCGCCGGCGCCCTGGCGTTCGGCCAGCGCCAGTACCACGGGCACCACCAGCGCGCCCGGATGGATCTTGGCGCGGCTGTGGTCGTCAAAGTCGAAGCTGTGAATGGCGGTGCCGCCGGCCAGCACGGTGTTGACCGCGCTTACCCGCGCGCCGCCGCCCCACAGGGCGGCCTCGGCCGGGCCCTGCTGCTCGCGGGCGAACTCGGCCATGATGCGGCCCCATGGCGTGGTCAGCCCGTACAGGCCGCAGCCCAGCGCATCCACCAGGGCATCGTCCAGAATATTCCGGGTCTTGCCGGGAATGTCGCCGGGCCTGATCCCCGCGATGAAAGCCGCCAGTTCCTGGGTCACGCCGCGATGCTCGCGCGCCAGTTTCTTCCAGGTTTCCAGATCGTCCACGCTTGCCGCTCCTTGTTAAGACGTGCGGGCCCGCCTGCCGGCTTCGGCCTCGCCAGGTCGATGATAGGAGCGGCGCGCGCGGGCATCTATCGGCCGTGGATCAGATCAGTTGTGAACGGCATTCAGCAGTCTTCACGCTACACTGCCGTCCGTTCATGCGAGAGCGCCATGGCCTTTGTTCCACCCGAGATCACGCCCGTCTTTGCCGCCATCCTGGTGATCACCAGTTTTCTGACCTCGGCGTTGACGGCCGCGATGGGCCTGGGCGGGGGCGTGGCCATGCTGGCCGTGCTCAGCCTGGGCCTGCCGGTGACCAGCGTGCTGCCCGTACATGGCGTGGTGCAAATGGGCTCGAACAGCGGGCGCGTCATCATCCAGCGCCGCCACCTGGTGGCCCCGGTGCTGCTGTGGTTCGCCTTGGGCAGCGCGGCCGGCGTCGCGCTGGGTGCCTCGGTGGTGGTCAGCATCCCCGACGCGCTGGCCAAGGGGGCGCTGGCGCTGTTCATTTTGTGGTCGGTGTACCGCAAGAAGCCCAGCGCCACGGCCCGGCGCCACGGCAAGGCCTATTTCGTGCTGGGCGGGGCGGTATCCAGTTTCTGCACCATGCTGGTGGGCGCCACCGGCCCGCTGGTGGCCGCGCTGCTGGCCCGCACCGGCCTGATCAAGCAGCCGCTGGTGGCCACGCACGCGGCGTGCATGGTGATCCAGCACGGCATGAAGATCCTGGTCTTCGGCACGCTGGGCTTTGCCTACGCACAATGGAGCCCGCTGATCGCAACAATGATCGCCAGCGGCGTGGCCGGCACCTGGGTGGGCACGCGCACCCTGGACAACCTGCCCGAGGCCACATTCCGGCTGGGCTTCAAGATCGTCATGACCGCGGCCAGCCTGCACATGATCTGGCAGGCTTTCTGAAGGTGAAAGGAGCGAAACTGTTGCCGGAAAACCGTATTAGCGCTAGCTCTGAGATTTAGCGGTCTTTCAGATACCCCCAAATACCGCCAGACGGAGAGCGCTGGCGAACTTGGAGGGTCAAGATTGGATTGATTTGCTGCGCCAGACGCAGATCAAGGCTGAGATAGAGGAGCGTCAATGACGCCCTTACAGACGATTGGGAAAGTCAGTCCGCTCCAATCGGAGCGGCATTCCGTCGACACAAGTCGGCAACTTCTTTGCGACCGCCGCCTCAATCAGACGGATATTTGCCATGGCAATTTGATAGTAAGCGTCACAGCTATGCAGATCGTCCATGCTGGCCAGTTGATCGAGTACGCGGGTTGGAACCTGGCAGACGATTTGAGTGCCATTTACGAAAACGTCGACGTCAATGTGGCCAGGTTTCATAGCGCGTCCTTTGCACGAAGGCTTGTGCTCGGCCAATCGTACCCGAACCTTGGAGCAGTAGCATGATCACCGACATCAACCACTTTCGTCCGTTCCTTGCCTGGGGCGGCGTGGCCGTGTGCTGAGGTGATGCGGCATGAGATAGTCCGCGGATTAAGTCTTACTCCAACCGGTCACCGCGCCGAGCAGGCGATGCAAGTCGCCCGCATGCTCACCAATGGCTTCCTGAAGGTCAGGCTGCCAATGCTCGGCCATTTTAGCAAGTCCGGCTAATAGCACCCCCACATCAGCCAGATCGAGGTTTATATAGTATTGATACCGGCCACTCAAAGCTGTGTCGAGACAATTGTTCATAAGCAGGCTAACCTCAGGCTGCCCATCCGCTCGCCGACCTCGATCAAACCGAATTGGATCTTGAGTGTATACATGGCCTCCGGGCCCTTCCCGGCGGTTCGTTCCATGCCTAGAGATCTTCATTATTCACCCCCGTCCGAATAATCACGCCGCCCATGTATCACGGTCCCCAAAGCGCATCCACTGCGCACGCAGTTGGAGGTATAGCATGACGGCCCTCAATGTCACCCCCACCGTAGTGTCAGCATGACCAACGGGCATCTCGCCCTCCGGTCAAGCCAGCCGATCCAGGCGCGTTCTACCATCTGCCAGCAGATCGGCCAGGGCATACCAAGTTGCCGCATACCAGCTCGCCCGATGGGGCCGTTGGCCTTTGACGGTCTAGTGAATCAGGCCGATGGTCAGCAACTCGCGAAGGGCTGGGGGTGGTTGCCAGTAACCGCCCGTTGTTGTCGCGGCCAAGCTGGCGGGCCAGTTTGACCAGCAGCGCTTTGGCAGGATGATCCAAACCGACTATGTCGCGCTACCTAACACCACGATGGGCAAGGCTATAAAGCCTGTACCGCCGCGTTGTGTGTCGCGCTTACGCCTTCTGTTTCGCCCGTTCGCCATTACACCGGCACCAGCACCGGGCGTTCGTTATTAGCGGGGCCGGCCGGT is from Bordetella petrii and encodes:
- a CDS encoding MmgE/PrpD family protein, producing the protein MDDLETWKKLAREHRGVTQELAAFIAGIRPGDIPGKTRNILDDALVDALGCGLYGLTTPWGRIMAEFAREQQGPAEAALWGGGARVSAVNTVLAGGTAIHSFDFDDHSRAKIHPGALVVPVVLALAERQGAGGGLVLAGMAAGYEAMNRVSQAFNPSRTRMRGWHLTGTAGTFAAAAAACVMLGLDAGTTASALGLAGTQSAGTWAFTADGGMSKRMHPGRSAQAGLMAALLAQRGFAGPRYILEAEDGGLMFGMSDTPRPAMLVEGLGRRWHSDETCFKPHACCGSNHACVDAVLDLMREHGLTPADIERVVAGVANVVNTQTGFEYRADSVLNAQMSLRYNIAVAMFDGQAYLEQFTPQRIAEPQVVALSRRVEIEIDPEIDRAYPEIYGGKVSLVTRQGTTLTRKVDYSRGMPENPMSRGEIDGKFMSLASAAVGADSAAAVLEAARGMFDAGSATPLADLLARARVGGTADLPVTA
- a CDS encoding sulfite exporter TauE/SafE family protein; amino-acid sequence: MAFVPPEITPVFAAILVITSFLTSALTAAMGLGGGVAMLAVLSLGLPVTSVLPVHGVVQMGSNSGRVIIQRRHLVAPVLLWFALGSAAGVALGASVVVSIPDALAKGALALFILWSVYRKKPSATARRHGKAYFVLGGAVSSFCTMLVGATGPLVAALLARTGLIKQPLVATHAACMVIQHGMKILVFGTLGFAYAQWSPLIATMIASGVAGTWVGTRTLDNLPEATFRLGFKIVMTAASLHMIWQAF